The nucleotide sequence CGTGTTGGGGCTTGGGGTGTTTGTTGCATTGCCGGGGCTTGGGGTGTTTGTTGCATTGCCGGGGCTTGGGGTGTTTGTTGCATTGCCGGGGCTTGGGGTGTTTGTTGCATTGCCGGGGTTTGGG is from Candidatus Parvarchaeota archaeon and encodes:
- a CDS encoding DUF4175 domain-containing protein gives rise to the protein MGKWIVLGLGVFVALPGLGVFVALPGLGVFVALPGLGVFVALPGFG